From the genome of Glycine max cultivar Williams 82 chromosome 2, Glycine_max_v4.0, whole genome shotgun sequence, one region includes:
- the LOC102666019 gene encoding uncharacterized protein → MAEPSTDATTASAIRKNKADPGWKYCHSLVEGDTNTIVCNLCGKITKGGITRAKQHLIGKSGNVAACKKTPPNVVEELKEYMATKKSGTTYSTSGSGNMKNIKDFEFGEPIGCDGSEEDEFADSCNVAASAKTKCGTKKGPMDKFCKNPENAINRRKMEMLRQMNIRESMDKNEVLKVHLHIARFWYQAGFSFNLIKLKSFENMVAAIGQYGPHLPIPSYHDIRVPLLKKEVEYTENLMKGHREQWVKYGCTIMSDAWTDQKQRCIINFSINSQAGTMFLKSVDGSDFVKTGEKLFELLDAIVEEVGEENVVQVVTDNGSNYVLAGKLLEEKRKHIYWTPCAAHCIDLMLEDIGKLPLIRKTIRRAINLVGFIYAHSSTLSLLRNFTNKRELVRHAITRFATSYLTLERLHKEKANIRKMFTSDEWTLNKLSKEPKGKEAAKVVLMPSFWNSMVYTLKVMAPLVKVLRLVDGERKPAMGYIYEAMDKAKETIIKSFNNNESKYKDVFAIIDKRWNCQLHRP, encoded by the coding sequence ATGGCTGAACCATCAACTGATGCTACTACTGCAAGTGCAATAAGGAAAAATAAGGCAGACCCAGGCTGGAAATATTGTCATTCACTAGTGGAAGGAGATACAAACACCATTGTTTGTAATTTATGTGGAAAAATTACAAAGGGAGGAATAACCCGAGCCAAACAACACTTGATTGGGAAGTCGGGCAACGTTGCAGCTTGCAAGAAAACTCCCCCAAATGTAGTCGAAGAGTTGAAGGAATATATGGCTACCAAAAAAAGTGGGACCACTTACAGTACTTCTGGCAGTggtaatatgaaaaatataaaagattttgaatttggtGAACCAATTGGATGTGATGGAAGTGAAGAAGATGAGTTTGCGGACTCTTGTAATGTTGCTGCAAGTGCAAAGACAAAGTGTGGGACTAAAAAAGGACCAATGGACAAATTTTGTAAGAATCCAGAAAATGCAATCAATCGGAGAAAAATGGAGATGCTGAGGCAAATGAACATAAGAGAGTCAATGGATAAGAATGAAGTATTGAAGGTGCATCTACATATTGCTCGCTTTTGGTACCAAGCAGGTTTTTCATTCAACCTCATTAAATTGAAAAGCTTTGAGAACATGGTTGCAGCCATTGGTCAATATGGGCCACATTTGCCCATTCCTAGCTATCATGACATCAGAGTTCCACTCTTGAAGAAGGAAGTTGAATATACTGAAAATTTGATGAAAGGCCATAGGGAGCAATGGGTCAAGTATGGTTGTACTATTATGTCCGATGCATGGACTGATCAGAAACAAAGATGCATCATTAATTTTTCGATTAACTCTCAAGCTGGTACCATGTTTTTGAAGTCTGTTGATGGCTCTGATTTTGTAAAGACAGGTGAAAAGCTTTTTGAGTTGCTTGATGCCATTGTGGAGGAAGTTGGAGAAGAGAATGTTGTTCAAGTTGTAACCGATAATGGGAGCAACTATGTTTTAGCGGGTAAGTTGTTGGAGGAGAAAAGGAAACATATTTATTGGACTCCTTGTGCAGCTCATTGTATTGATTTGATGCTTGAAGATATTGGGAAGCTTCCCTTGATAAGGAAGACAATTAGAAGGGCAATTAATCTAGTTGGGTTTATCTATGCCCATTCTAGTACCTTAAGTTTGTTGAGAAATTTTACAAACAAGAGGGAATTGGTGAGACATGCTATTACTAGATTTGCCACTTCTTATCTAACCTTGGAAAGGCTTCACAAAGAGAAAGCCAATATTAGAAAGATGTTTACTTCTGATgaatggaccttgaacaagctatCTAAGGAGCCTAAGGGAAAAGAAGCTGCAAAGGTAGTGCTCATGCCTTCTTTTTGGAATAGTATGGTTTACACTCTTAAAGTCATGGCTCCACTTGTGAAAGTGCTTCGTCTTGTGGATGGTGAAAGGAAACCAGCCATGGGCTATATTTATGAAGCAATGGACAAggcaaaagaaacaattatcaAGTCTTTCAACAACAATGAAAGCAAGTACAAAGATGTGTTTGCAATCATTGATAAAAGATGGAATTGTCAGCTTCATAGGCCATAG
- the LOC106797913 gene encoding uncharacterized protein: MQEMKLIQFLLMILMYAMNGSWEMDQEDDNDAGNDLVFEDDDTLNWATVYQASGVGECRMYTRRKKQKTSVAAAQTSKTQAMVVGSSSRKQKAIQENDEDLDVEENIDVESEEEEIMVNFEASDGEEGEGDAPLPYDNNENDYVGIGEDD, from the coding sequence ATGCAagagatgaaattgatccaatttCTCTTAATGATATTGATGTATGCAATGAATGGCTCGTGGGAGATGGATCAAGAAGATGATAATGATGCTGGAAATGATTTGgtatttgaagatgatgatacTCTAAATTGGGCAACTGTGTATCAGGCTTCAGGGGTTGGAGAGTGTAGGATGTATACTAGGCggaaaaagcaaaaaacaagTGTTGCTGCTGCCCAAACTTCTAAAACACAGGCAATGGTTGTTGGATCTTCATCAAGGAAGCAAAAAGCAATCCAAGAAAATGATGAGGATCTAGATGTTGAGGAGAATATTGATGTTgaatctgaagaagaagaaatcatggTCAATTTTGAGGCGTCTGATGGggaagagggagagggagatgcTCCATTACCATATGATAACAACGAAAATGATTATGTTGGAATTGGAGAAGATGATTAG
- the LOC100805173 gene encoding iron-sulfur cluster co-chaperone protein HscB homolog codes for MSKKKLCMPLSTLLRRSLTSFPQHFTSNFSPQIKLCLHHSSPTFAPPSHNPACDYYYSLRFFGKSLCSKSAEEIQRGCWNCHTVPHSEPFLVCELCQCIQPVDSSIDYFDIFGVERKYDIEGENLEGKYKDWQKKLHPDLVHSKSQKERDFAAEQSARVIDAYRTLSKPLSRGIYLLKLYGEEVDEEQTISDPELLAEILEIREAVEEATNSETLNHILSEMQEKLQNWSNAFGLSFQSQNFEEAKMAIRRMTYYSRVIDEAVKKL; via the exons ATGTCTAAGAAAAAGCTCTGCATGCCCCTTTCAACCCTTCTGAGACGCAGTTTAACTTCATTTCCCCAACACTTCACTTCCAATTTCTCTCCTCAGATCAAACTCTGTCTTCATCACTCATCACCAACCTTTGCACCCCCTTCTCATAACCCCGCCTGCGATTACTATTATTCTCTCAGATTTTTCGGGAAAAGCCTATGCTCGAAATCTGCTGAGGAAATCCAACGTGGATGCTGGAATTGCCACACTGTCCCTCACTCGGAACCTTTCCTCGTTTGCGAGTTGTGCCAGTGCATTCAGCCCGTGGATAGCTCCATTGACTATTTTGACATATTTGGGGT gGAGAGGAAGTATGACATAGAGGGTGAGAATTTGGAGGGCAAGTACAAAGATTGGCAAAAGAAACTGCATCCTGATTTAGTACATTCAAAATCTCAG AAAGAAAGAGATTTTGCTGCTGAACAATCTGCAAGGGTCATTGATGCATACCGTACACTTAGCAAACCTTTGTCAAGAGGAATTTACTTG CTGAAGCTTTATGGAGAAGAAGTTGACGAAGAACAGACAATTTCAGATCCAGAACTACTTGCAGAG ATTTTGGAAATCAGGGAAGCAGTTGAAGAAGCAACTAACTCTGAGACTTTGAATCACATTCTCTCTGAG ATGCAGGAGAAGCTACAAAATTGGTCCAATGCCTTTGGTCTTTCTTTTCAAAGCCAAAACTTTGAAGAAGCAAAAATGGCAATCAGGAGAATGACTTACTATAGTCGTGTAATTGATGAAGCTGTAAAGAAGCTTTGA
- the LOC100783613 gene encoding putative pentatricopeptide repeat-containing protein At5g06400, mitochondrial yields MRSLSKIRSWDSILLSQSHVLNFSNASKFSRTHRTTQQQLSNNKPSDTDASRALFNEITEILGADTVIPDQSPSGFLFPLETPHSEVGLKDQLDCTKGVCENAAQNVDILEDAQMGNMGEKDVSRVVSEITEIVRVENDSSSVEERLENLSYGLNSEVFHMVLKRCFKVPQLALRVFNWLKLKDGFSHTTRTYNTMLHIAREAKEFGLVKKLVEEMDECGIQKDVNTWTIIINHYGKARKISEALLAFENMKRCGCEPDAVSYGAIICSLCSAGKRDIAMEFYNEMVRKDMVLDVRLYKMVMNCMARSGDIAAVSLLGNDMIRLSVMPEKCVHGCMLKSFCISGSIEEALELIRELKSKDLDLEPENYETLVRGLCKAGRITDALEIVDIMKRRDMVDGRVHGIIINGYLGRNDVDRALEVFQCMKESGCVPTISTYTELMLHLFRLDRYEEACMLYDEMLGKGIKPDVVAITAMVAGHVSQNHISDAWKMFKSMECQGIKPTWKSFAVFIKELCKASQTDDIVKVLHEMQASKSRIQDKVLDLVITWMKNKGELTVIEKIQQVHKASILDPEKFKESDKQVPLRIKVEEDAKVDQSKTEIDCSLIHPKLKNYSKQDVHEIRRILSSSTDWSLIQEKLEKSTIQFSPELVMEILQSCNMHGSSVLKFFSWIGKQTGYRHTAESYNIAIKIAGCGKDFKHMRSLFFEMRRNSYPITSETWTIMIMVYGRTGLTEMAMNCFKEMKADDYVPSRSTYKYLIIALCGRKGRKVDDALKIYGEMISAGYVPDKELIETYLGCLCEVGRVLDARRCTDSLQNFGYTVPLSYSLFIRALCRAGKVEEALALHEEVGEEKFIIDQLTFGSIVHGLLRKGRLEEALAKVDVMKQNGITPTIHVFTSLIVHFFKEKQVEKAIETFEEMLHSGYEPTIVTYSALIRGYMNVGRPIDAWDIFYRMKLKGPFPDFKTYSMFLTCLCKVGKSEEGMRLISEMLDSGIVPSTINFRTVVYGLNREGKHDLARVVLQQKSELRRKRKLIT; encoded by the coding sequence ATGAGATCATTAAGCAAGATCCGATCCTGGGATTCCATTCTCCTCTCACAATCCCACGTTTTGAATTTTTCCAACGCCTCAAAATTTTCACGCACTCACAGAACAACACAGCAACAACTTTCCAACAACAAGCCCTCAGACACCGATGCTTCCCGCGCACTTTTCAACGAGATCACGGAGATTCTAGGAGCTGATACTGTGATCCCAGACCAATCTCCATCTGGGTTTTTGTTTCCACTTGAAACTCCGCACTCTGAAGTGGGTTTGAAGGACCAATTGGATTGCACAAAAGGTGTTTGTGAAAATGCCGCACAGAATGTTGACATTTTGGAAGATGCCCAGATGGGAAATATGGGTGAGAAAGATGTGAGTCGGGTTGTTAGTGAGATTACTGAAATCGTTAGAGTGGAAAATGATTCCAGTTCTGTGGAAGAGAGGTTAGAGAATCTGAGTTATGGGTTGAACAGTGAGGTTTTTCACATGGTGTTGAAGAGGTGCTTCAAGGTGCCACAGTTGGCTTTGAGGGTTTTTAATTGGTTGAAGCTCAAGGATGGTTTTAGTCACACAACGCGGACTTATAATACTATGTTGCACATTGCCAGAGAAGCTAAGGAATTTGGGTTGGTGAAGAAGTTGGTGGAAGAAATGGATGAGTGTGGAATCCAAAAGGATGTTAACACGTGGACCATTATCATAAACCACTATGGGAAGGCAAGGAAAATTAGTGAAGCATTGTTGGCCtttgaaaatatgaaaaggTGTGGTTGTGAACCGGATGCAGTTTCGTATGGAGCGATAATCTGTTCGCTTTGCAGTGCTGGGAAGCGAGACATTGCCATGGAGTTCTACAATGAGATGGTTCGGAAGGATATGGTACTAGATGTGAGGTTGTATAAGATGGTCATGAACTGCATGGCGAGATCAGGAGATATTGCAGCTGTTAGTTTGCTTGGAAATGACATGATACGGTTGTCTGTGATGCCAGAAAAATGTGTTCATGGCTGTATGCTGAAGAGTTTTTGTATTTCTGGGAGCATTGAAGAGGCTTTGGAACTGATTCGTGAACTCAAAAGTAAAGATTTAGATCTTGAACCTGAAAATTATGAGACCTTGGTGAGAGGACTGTGTAAGGCAGGCAGGATTACTGATGCTTTAGAGATTGTTGATATTATGAAAAGAAGGGATATGGTTGATGGGAGGGTTCATGGGATTATCATAAATGGGTATTTGGGGAGAAATGATGTTGACAGAGCGCTTGAGGTGTTTCAATGCATGAAAGAATCTGGTTGTGTGCCTACTATTTCCACATATACAGAATTGATGCTGCATCTCTTTAGGTTGGATAGGTATGAAGAAGCTTGCATGCTGTATGATGAAATGCTGGGAAAAGGAATTAAACCAGATGTTGTGGCAATAACAGCTATGGTTGCAGGGCATGTTTCACAAAACCATATATctgatgcatggaaaatgtTCAAGAGTATGGAGTGCCAAGGCATCAAGCCCACTTGGAAATCATTTGCAGTATTCATTAAGGAGCTTTGCAAGGCTTCACAGACAGATGACATTGTCAAGGTATTGCACGAAATGCAGGCTTCAAAGAGTAGAATTCAAGACAAAGTATTGGATTTGGTTATAACTTGGATGAAGAATAAGGGGGAGCTTACTGTGATAGAGAAAATCCAGCAGGTGCATAAAGCATCTATACTTGATCCTGAAAAGTTCAAGGAGTCAGACAAACAAGTACCGTTGAGAATTAAGGTGGAAGAGGATGCAAAAGTTGACCAATCAAAGACTGAAATAGATTGCTCCTTGATACATCCAAAACTTAAGAATTACAGCAAGCAAGATGTTCACGAAATTCGTAGGATTCTTTCATCATCTACGGATTGGTCCTTAATCCAAGAAAAATTGGAGAAAAGCACCATTCAGTTCTCCCCAGAACTGGTTATGGAGATATTACAAAGTTGCAATATGCATGGTAGCTCTGTCTTAAAATTCTTTTCATGGATTGGAAAGCAAACTGGATACCGACACACTGCAGAATCTTACAACATAGCAATCAAAATTGCAGGCTGCGGAAAAGATTTCAAGCACATGCGTAGCTTGTTCTTCGAAATGAGAAGAAATAGTTATCCAATAACATCAGAAACATGGACAATCATGATAATGGTTTACGGCAGAACAGGTCTGACTGAGATGGCCATGAATTGTTTCAAAGAGATGAAAGCTGATGATTATGTCCCAAGTAGGAGTACATACAAGTATCTGATAATTGCCCTTTGTGGGAGGAAAGGAAGAAAGGTTGATGATGCTCTCAAAATATATGGTGAGATGATTAGTGCAGGGTATGTCCCTGACAAAGAATTGATTGAAACATACCTTGGTTGTTTATGTGAAGTTGGTAGAGTGTTGGATGCTAGGAGATGCACAGATTCTCTTCAAAATTTTGGCTACACAGTCCCTCTCAGTTATTCCTTGTTTATCAGAGCTCTTTGTAGAGCTGGGAAAGTGGAAGAAGCATTGGCTTTGCATGAAGAAGTTGGAGAAGAAAAATTCATTATAGACCAGCTAACTTTTGGAAGCATTGTTCATGGTCTACTGCGCAAGGGTCGATTAGAAGAGGCATTAGCGAAGGTGGATGTCATGAAGCAGAATGGCATAACACCTACCATCCATGTTTTTACGTCACTAATAGTTCATTTCTTTAAAGAGAAACAAGTAGAGAAAGCTATTGAGACTTTTGAGGAGATGCTACACTCAGGTTATGAACCAACCATTGTCACATATTCTGCACTTATACGTGGGTACATGAACGTTGGGAGGCCTATTGATGCGTGGGATATCTTCTACCGTATGAAACTCAAAGGACCCTTTCCTGATTTTAAAACGTATTCTATGTTCCTCACTTGCCTTTGCAAGGTTGGGAAATCTGAAGAAGGAATGAGACTTATTTCTGAAATGTTGGACAGTGGAATTGTTCCAAGTACTATTAATTTTCGAACTGTTGTTTACGGGCTAAACAGAGAAGGTAAACATGATTTAGCCCGTGTTGTATTGCAACAAAAATCAGAACTAAGAAGAAAGCGCAAGCTCATAACTTGA